From Brachionichthys hirsutus isolate HB-005 chromosome 7, CSIRO-AGI_Bhir_v1, whole genome shotgun sequence, the proteins below share one genomic window:
- the LOC137895952 gene encoding dickkopf-related protein 1-like has translation MQMPSARRLMAVYLTLFGYFGDISAGTILKNANSIKNLPGVAGGKGADAVSPSPRTSPSISMGHKILVDTLQQSGVCADDEDCGGDEFCNDARGACLPCRKSRKRCARDSMCCAGNRCGNGVCQVNDMDGTDAYTITGWIKHNNTLEPHSKKPPTPHGHQPHAVKGQEGDSCLRSTDCSEGLCCARHFWSRICKPVLTEGQVCTRHRRKGTHSLELFQRCDCGDGLACRPERGQRDHSVGRTAARNLHTCHRR, from the exons ATGCAGATGCCATCAGCGCGTCGCCTCATGGCCGTGTACCTCACCCTGTTTGGATACTTTGGGGACATTTCCGCGGGGACAATTCTGAAGAACGCGAATTCTATCAAAAACCTGCCCGGTGTTGCGGGCGGCAAAGGCGCCGACGCTGTCAGTCCGAGTCCGCGCACCTCTCCCTCCATCAGCATGGGGCACAAGATTCTCGTTGACACcttgcag CAGTCAGGTGTTTGCGCAGACGATGAAGACTGCGGCGGTGATGAGTTCTGTAACGACGCCCGAGGCGCCTGTCTGCCCTGCCGCAAGAGCCGAAAGCGATGCGCCCGGGATTCCATGTGTTGCGCAGGAAACCGCTGCGGGAATG GTGTATGCCAGGTGAATGACATGGACGGTACAGACGCATACACCATCACCGGCTGGATCAAGCACAACAACACCTTGGAGCCTCATTCAAAAAAGCCCCCGACTCCTCACGGTCATCAGCCTCATGCTGTGAAAG GCCAGGAGGGGGACAGTTGCCTGAGATCCACAGACTGCTCAGAGGGACTGTGCTGTGCCAGACACTTTTGGTCCCGCATCTGCAAGCCTGTGCTGACGGAGGGCCAGGTGTGCACGCGCCACCGCAGGAAGGGCACCCATAGCTTGGAGCTCTTCCAGCGGTGCGACTGTGGCGATGGCCTGGCTTGCCGACCAGAGAGGGGACAGCGCGACCACAGCGTCGGCAGGACTGCCGCCCGGAACCTACACACATGCCACAGACGCTGA